CCGTCACGGACCGCGCACCGGGGACGACGTCAGTCGGCCCCCCGCGTCGTCCCCCCAACGCGCCGACGGCGGCTCCGGAGCACGTCCATCATGAGTTACGAACGAACCACCGAGGACGACGGCGAGCGGGCCAGCGGCGTCGATCACGACGACCTCGAGGAACTCCTCGGCGACCGCGTCGTCGGCCGCGAATCGCACGTCAACGCGGAGGCGTTCGTCGTCAGACCGGACGAGGTACAGGCGGTGCTGTTCGCGCTCCGCGACGAGGCCGGCTTCGACCACCTGTCGTGTCTCACCGCCCAGGAGTACGAGGATCGCTTCGAGAGCATCTACCACCTGAAGAAGTTCGCCGACCCGACCCAGGAGGTGAGCGTGGTGGTGCCGGTGCCGACGGACGACCCCGCGAGCGAGACGGCGGTACCCGTCTACGAGACGGCCAACTGGCACGAGCGGGAGGCCTACGACCTCCTCGGTATCGAGTACGAGGGCCACCCCGATCTCCGGCGGATCCTGCTCCCGGAGACCTGGCAGGGTCATCCCCTTCGACTCGACTACGACATCGAGCAGCCCCAGATCGTCGCCCTCCGCGAGCACGCCAACCTGCTCCAGTCGGAGACGCGAACGGGGGACCCCGACACGCTCTTTCTCAACGTCGGCCCGCACCACCCGGCGACCCACGGGGTGTTGCACCTGAAGACGACGCTCGACGGCGAACAGGTCGCCGACGTCGATCCCGACATCGGCTACCTCCACCGCTGTGAGGAACAGATGTGCCAGCAGGGCACCTACCGCCACCAGATCATCCCGTACTCGGACCGCTGGGACTACACGGCGAACCTCCCGAACGAGTGGGCCGTCGCCCGCGCCATCGAGGACCTCGCGGAGATCGAGGTGCCGGAGTACGCGCAGGTCCTCCGGACGATGTCGACCGAACTCGCCCGCATGCTGGGGCACTTCCTCGCGGTGGGGACGTTCGCGCTCGACGTCTACGGCGACTTCACCGCCATCTTCCAGTACGCGTTCCGCGACCGCGAACTCGTCCAGAGCATCCTCGAGGACCTCACCGGCCAGCGGATGATGTTCTACTACTTCCGCCTCGGCGGGGTCTGCTGGGACCTGCCGGAACCCCGTGAGGAATTCGTCGACAAGACCCGCGACTTCCTCGACCGGATCCCCCCGAATATGGAGGAGTACTTCGACCTCCTGACGAACAACGAGATCTTCCAGATACGAACCGTCGACACCGGCGTCCTCGAACCGGACGTGGCGAAGGACTACGGCTGTACGGGGCCGGTCGCGCGCGGATCCGGCGTCGACTACGACCTGCGGCGGGACGACCCCTACGGGTACTACCCCGACCTCGACTGGAACGTCGTCGTCGAAGACGGCTGTGACAACTTCGCGCGCGTCCTCGTCCGCCTCCGCGAGGTCGAAGAGTCCGCGAAGATCGTCGAACAGTGTCTCGACCTGCTCGAGGACTGGCCGGAAGACGATCGCGAGATCCAGAGCAACGTCCCCCGCACCCTCAAACCCGACACCGACCGGGAGATCTACCGCGCCGTCGAGATCGCGAAGGGCGAACTCGGCGTCTACATCCGGTCGGACGGGACCAACAGCCCCGCCCGCTTCAAGATCCGAAGCCCCTGTTTCCACAACCTCTCCGCCCTCCCGGAGATGGCCGTGGGGGAGTACATCCCCGACCTGATCGCCTCGCTCGGCAGCCTCGACATCGTCCTCGGGAGCGTCGATCGGTAGGCGGGTGCTCCCACCGTCCGCCCCGGGCTCGGACGAACGTCGCACCGCCGTCCGGTACCGGACGCGAAGATTCCCGCCGGGCCATCTGTCCCCCTCGTCGGTCTCAATCCGGTCGACGATATACTCCGCCCGATCTCTCTCGACGCGGCTGACCAAATACTTT
The window above is part of the Halomarina pelagica genome. Proteins encoded here:
- a CDS encoding NADH-quinone oxidoreductase subunit D, whose protein sequence is MSYERTTEDDGERASGVDHDDLEELLGDRVVGRESHVNAEAFVVRPDEVQAVLFALRDEAGFDHLSCLTAQEYEDRFESIYHLKKFADPTQEVSVVVPVPTDDPASETAVPVYETANWHEREAYDLLGIEYEGHPDLRRILLPETWQGHPLRLDYDIEQPQIVALREHANLLQSETRTGDPDTLFLNVGPHHPATHGVLHLKTTLDGEQVADVDPDIGYLHRCEEQMCQQGTYRHQIIPYSDRWDYTANLPNEWAVARAIEDLAEIEVPEYAQVLRTMSTELARMLGHFLAVGTFALDVYGDFTAIFQYAFRDRELVQSILEDLTGQRMMFYYFRLGGVCWDLPEPREEFVDKTRDFLDRIPPNMEEYFDLLTNNEIFQIRTVDTGVLEPDVAKDYGCTGPVARGSGVDYDLRRDDPYGYYPDLDWNVVVEDGCDNFARVLVRLREVEESAKIVEQCLDLLEDWPEDDREIQSNVPRTLKPDTDREIYRAVEIAKGELGVYIRSDGTNSPARFKIRSPCFHNLSALPEMAVGEYIPDLIASLGSLDIVLGSVDR